The sequence ACGATCTTAATCATTGGCTGCAATTTCGAAGATAGAGCGACGGAGAACCCCATAGACTCTGCAATTTCACCAATCTGCATTTCTTGCTTCGGATAGGCATAAGAACTTGTCGTCTACTTACTTTTGGAAACAGAAATATACCGGAAAAGGCCAAGATCAGGGATGAGTCTCCTGACATCCATGCAGGGAATCATGAACGAACTGTCCGCCTGGTTACGCAGAATCCCCCACCGACTGAAAATCGACTTTTCTGCCTCGTAaacagagaagctgtatCGGTATTTCTTCATTTCTATTCGTGCATCAACATGACAGCACGGCTACTCGTTTTACATCATCCAAAGGCGGCTCGACGCTGAATCACAAGGCTCTGCGACACGCAGCCGGCAGGATGGCCTCTCCAGAAATATTGTTGCTGTCATCGATTTTTCGATCAATGCCGCTCGTGCATGCGTTCATATGGTGAATACAGCTGCAAACCATAACCTTATGTGTAAGCTCGCGTTCCCATGCTTATTGAAATCCATCTAAAGGACTGGAAAAGCTACATACGGCTATCTCGACGGCGGGTATGGTGATGTATTCAAAAGCCGGGTAAGGCTAGAGAATACCCCGGCTTCCTACTATGCATGCGCAAGCTAGTGAGGTAACTCTGGTTTTACGTATGGCCCACAGTATGTAGAAAGCTTGCAGATGATTAACAGGGAAGACATTGCCTGGTTCAAGCAGAAAGTCATATTTAACTTGATAAATATTCTCTATGACATGATAATAATATCCTTTCCTCGTATCTCTACTCAACTTAACTACCCATGCATTCCAGCATATCCACAAAACATATTCATAGACAAATTTTAGTTGGTTGattaaatattaaaataTCGTTGTCCATTGAGGTCATTGAGGGGTATAAACTTTTATTTTGGTTTCCGAAATAAAGAATTCTCCAATTGTGCCAGTATCTCCTAGAAAGTGTCTCGATGTTAGAGCTTTGAGGACAAAGGATGAGGAAAATCGCCAGTCTTGCTTACCATATCGTAAATGTAAGTTATAGTCAATCCATTCTATCCACAACACAGTTTTCACGCTCCGTCTTCTTTATCGTTGGAGCATCGAGAAATAAACGGCGCGGCTCTCACTAATGGTTGCTTTTTTCAAAgttttcttctccttctttgcCTGGGACTGAGATACCGGAGAGAAGTCCGAGGTGCTGGTGCGTCTGCTGGTATTGGCTGAGGTAATTGGAGTGCTGTTGACAGACTCGTGGTTAAGATAGGAATGGAAGAGCTTGATATCGGTAGCGTGAGCAGACATGTTTGAAGTTCGGTGGTTGTGTTTGCTAGATTATGCTTTGCGATAGCGAACGGTAGTTTAGTTATTAGTTGTTGGTGTTATTAGATCTACATCTCAGTTAGTCTATGCAAAACAACTATCCCTGGTGTTTGGAAGACTCACAACTAGCTTTTAGGATCGCAATTGATTTGTTCTTTATCTTGCAATTGTCTCTTCGTTTTGCTTTGGTCGAGGAATCTGATCAGAGCATATCAATCCTGTTCACTTGGGCATATTTATATCCGATTGCTCAGCCTTTTGACTACGGAATGAAGGCTCTGGAACCACGCAATCCATGCGTCCAGACCACCAAACCCCCTGGCATAAAAATTTTAATGCCAGCAACTTTGACTCAGAAACTGACAGACGCGATCCAATCAATGCGTCTGTTGGCGGCGGCTGTTTCTCAGTGAAATGTGTGGCTACGCGAGTGACGTCATTTTCGCGTTTAGACTTCCCGTCGGATTAAAAATGGCGAACTCCGACGCCAAGCGCAGGGCGGAACAAGCCCAGTGCTCCTCGGAATTGGCGTCTCGATCTCCCAACGACAAGGATGGTGAGGATCGCCTCCAGGGACCGTCCAAATGACTAATGCAAGCCTTGTGGGCCGGCAAGGAAGATTTTGTAAGGCGATGCTTCTAGACATGGGATATTTTCCATCCACCCAAAGCATGCACAAGAACTGGTGGCTGATTGAAGTCATAGCCGAGTAGTTAGGGAGTACAATGCCACGCAGCTATTTTAAACCCAACGAGCTTTCCTCCTCTATCCGCCGTCTTCTGGAATTGATTTTCTTTGGAgtggcaaaaagaaaatctaGACTCGTGTTACAGCCTGGTTCTTGCTCTATATTACTACAGTCCTACCAGAAACCCATGCCTGGTTTGCCTAGAAACAGTGGCCGCCCTTCTAGATTCAAAATTCCCTAATGATATCCGCCCGTGCAACATGCCGTGGCCTATGCTCCATTATTATTCGCACTCGCATCGGGAAAGAAAGGGTGAAGGGAGTAGATGGGGGAAACGTTGCGCTCGCcgtcaaagagaagaaaattCTGAAGCGGTTGTTCACGGCCGCTTAATACATTAATTGCATCTTGCGCTAGATGCCCACCCAGGAATGCCGCCACTGGATTGATTTCGCTCCCGATGTTCTGCAAGAAACTGCGTAGAAATTCAGCTGTCAAAATGGAAGGGTCAAGCTTCAGCTCTAAATGGCGTTCATTCGACAAGACGGTAAAGCGTTCCAAATCCGATCTCGAAAAGGACGGATAGACTCCGCCATTCTGGCGTTGAAATTCCCATAAAGCTCTAAGGCAGGTAAGGAGAGGAGTGACCTGCTTTCGTTTCCGGGGAACTTTTGTAAATTCCTCCGGTAAGGGAGATGTGTTTGCTAGAATCAAAGGCGTGTAGACCTCGCGCTTGGTTACCATCTCGATGAccttttcattttctacctTCGTGGTTATATGAagaatttttcttgttctcGTCTCATTTGTGCGTGATGGGACGTTTGACTTTTCGCGCTCGATTACGAAATCGTGGCTAACTAGATCTGCAAAGATAAAACCGTAAAAGCCATGCAAACCAGCCATATACGACGGCCGGTTAGCAACCCGACATG is a genomic window of Coccidioides posadasii str. Silveira chromosome 3, complete sequence containing:
- a CDS encoding uncharacterized protein (BUSCO:343196at4751~EggNog:ENOG410PGH4~COG:O~BUSCO:8820at33183), encoding MAQTESSKISADEIALYDRQIRLWGVKAQEKIRTAKILLVSLKALGNEIAKNLVLAGIGSLTLLDNETVREEDLGAQFFISEDNIGQNRAEAAAPRIRQMNPRVQLHVDTEDVKSKPPEFFATFDITIATDLDFDTFATVNAACRVANRPSYMAGLHGFYGFIFADLVSHDFVIEREKSNVPSRTNETRTRKILHITTKVENEKVIEMVTKREVYTPLILANTSPLPEEFTKVPRKRKQVTPLLTCLRALWEFQRQNGGVYPSFSRSDLERFTVLSNERHLELKLDPSILTAEFLRSFLQNIGSEINPVAAFLGGHLAQDAINVLSGREQPLQNFLLFDGERNVSPIYSLHPFFPDASANNNGA